The following proteins are co-located in the Paraburkholderia phytofirmans PsJN genome:
- a CDS encoding type IV pilin protein, whose protein sequence is MKSHASGFTLLELMITLAIAATLAVFAVPSYRSHVARTHRIDAASALYRAAQFIEGGTNDSAPTLPPGLDQAPQFGTAVYRLHVLPADDANGGYAIEATPSESGPMRDDTCGIFTLDATGLRGNKNAATGSTAASGDCWNTS, encoded by the coding sequence ATGAAGTCGCATGCATCCGGATTCACGCTGCTCGAGTTGATGATCACGCTAGCGATTGCCGCCACGCTGGCCGTCTTTGCCGTGCCTTCGTATCGCAGCCATGTTGCGCGAACTCATCGAATCGACGCGGCGTCCGCGCTCTATCGCGCGGCGCAATTCATCGAAGGAGGGACAAACGACAGCGCGCCGACATTGCCGCCGGGCCTCGATCAGGCGCCGCAATTCGGCACGGCTGTCTATCGCCTGCATGTACTGCCCGCGGACGATGCAAACGGTGGCTATGCGATCGAAGCAACGCCGAGCGAATCCGGCCCGATGCGCGACGACACATGCGGCATTTTCACGCTCGATGCGACAGGATTACGCGGCAACAAAAACGCGGCAACCGGTTCGACCGCCGCTAGCGGCGACTGCTGGAATACGAGCTAG
- a CDS encoding DUF3318 domain-containing protein, which produces MSQNHSDTAFRNKRHQAKDLSAPHLRALRKELLLVRADVERMELAQATIELRQAVTHFSWLKFILPGFGGMRMGKGSKASFVNAGSFGALLKQYPLISSIASIVLAKPLRTTVVAGAKPVLKWGSLGLAGWEAYRIWQQMKRDSAASSGGKVESTDGGY; this is translated from the coding sequence ATGAGCCAGAACCATTCCGATACCGCGTTCCGTAACAAGCGCCATCAGGCCAAAGATCTGAGCGCGCCGCATTTGCGCGCACTGCGCAAGGAGCTGCTGCTGGTGCGCGCGGATGTCGAGCGCATGGAACTCGCTCAGGCGACCATCGAGTTGCGACAAGCGGTCACGCACTTCAGTTGGCTCAAATTTATTTTGCCGGGTTTCGGCGGCATGCGCATGGGCAAAGGCTCGAAGGCGAGTTTTGTCAACGCCGGCAGCTTCGGCGCCCTGCTCAAACAATATCCGCTCATCAGTTCGATCGCCTCGATCGTGCTTGCCAAGCCGCTACGCACAACCGTCGTAGCCGGCGCGAAACCCGTGCTCAAATGGGGCAGCCTCGGTCTTGCCGGGTGGGAAGCCTATCGGATCTGGCAGCAGATGAAGAGGGATTCGGCGGCGTCATCGGGTGGCAAGGTTGAGTCGACGGATGGTGGGTACTGA
- a CDS encoding phage holin family protein: MTIETQSQRGEHSPLRRIIGSVFAILQTRLELVGIELAEEKDRLLAVLFLGLAAMMLATMALIALTALIAIAFWDTYRWQALAGITAVYAIAGLTCALKARSGLRNAPMVFEATLAEFEKDRDVFRKP; the protein is encoded by the coding sequence ATGACGATCGAAACACAATCGCAGCGCGGAGAACATAGTCCGTTGCGCCGCATAATCGGTTCCGTGTTTGCCATTCTGCAAACGCGGCTGGAACTGGTCGGCATCGAACTCGCAGAAGAGAAGGACCGTTTGCTCGCCGTGCTGTTCCTCGGCCTTGCCGCCATGATGCTCGCCACCATGGCCTTGATCGCGCTGACCGCGTTGATCGCCATCGCCTTCTGGGACACTTACCGCTGGCAAGCGCTGGCCGGCATCACCGCGGTCTACGCGATTGCCGGGCTGACCTGCGCGCTGAAAGCGCGCAGCGGTTTGCGCAATGCGCCGATGGTGTTCGAAGCGACCCTCGCCGAGTTTGAAAAAGACCGCGACGTGTTCCGCAAACCGTGA
- a CDS encoding DUF883 family protein, which translates to MSEINKERLMSDIKTVLADAEDLLKQAASATGERASELRETALTRLKQAREKAADVQVVVVEKGKKAARATDDYVHEHPWASIGIAAGAGVLLGLLINRK; encoded by the coding sequence ATGTCGGAAATCAACAAGGAGAGATTGATGTCGGATATCAAAACCGTCCTCGCGGACGCTGAAGATCTGCTGAAACAGGCCGCGAGCGCCACCGGCGAGCGCGCTTCGGAACTGCGTGAAACGGCGCTGACGCGCCTGAAGCAAGCCAGGGAAAAGGCGGCCGACGTTCAGGTCGTGGTGGTCGAAAAAGGCAAGAAGGCAGCCCGCGCCACCGACGACTACGTGCACGAGCATCCGTGGGCGTCCATCGGCATTGCCGCTGGCGCCGGTGTGCTGCTTGGGCTGTTGATCAACCGCAAGTAA
- a CDS encoding peroxiredoxin, translated as MSLRLGDIAPDFEQQSSVGPIKFHEWLGDSWGVLFSHPADFTPVCTTELGLTAKLADEFDKRNVKTIALSVDSAESHKEWIKDINETQAANVGFPILADGDRKVAELYDMIHPNANETLTVRSLFVIDPKKKVRLIITYPASTGRNFDEVLRVIDSLQLTDSHSVATPGNWKQGDDVVIVPSLKDEEVIKQKFPKGYKALRPYLRMTPQPKK; from the coding sequence ATGAGTCTACGTCTTGGCGATATCGCGCCGGATTTCGAACAGCAGTCGAGTGTCGGCCCGATCAAATTCCACGAATGGCTGGGCGATAGTTGGGGCGTGTTGTTCTCGCATCCCGCCGACTTCACGCCGGTCTGCACGACCGAACTCGGTTTGACCGCCAAGCTGGCCGACGAATTCGACAAGCGCAATGTGAAGACCATCGCGTTGTCGGTGGACAGCGCCGAGTCGCACAAAGAGTGGATCAAAGACATTAACGAGACTCAAGCCGCCAATGTCGGCTTCCCGATTCTCGCGGACGGCGATCGCAAGGTCGCCGAGTTGTACGACATGATTCACCCGAACGCCAACGAGACGCTCACGGTGCGCTCGCTGTTCGTGATCGATCCGAAGAAGAAGGTGCGCCTGATCATCACCTATCCGGCCAGCACCGGTCGCAACTTCGACGAAGTGCTGCGCGTGATCGATTCGCTGCAACTCACCGATAGCCACTCGGTCGCCACGCCGGGCAACTGGAAGCAGGGCGATGACGTGGTGATCGTCCCGTCGCTGAAGGACGAGGAAGTCATCAAACAGAAATTCCCGAAAGGCTATAAGGCGCTGCGTCCGTATCTGCGCATGACGCCGCAGCCGAAAAAGTAA
- a CDS encoding acyl-CoA dehydrogenase, with product MAEAAQFHWEDPLLLDQQLTEDERMVRDAAAAYSQDKLQPRVLEAFRHEKTDIEIFREMGELGLLGPTIPEQYGGPGLNYVAYGLIAREVERVDSGYRSMMSVQSSLVMVPIYEFGSEAQKQKYLPKLATGEWIGCFGLTEPNHGSDPGSMVTRAKKVDGGYSLSGSKMWITNSPIADVFVVWAKLEEDGKDAIRGFILEKGWKGLSAPTIHSKVGLRASITGEIVLDEVFVPEENRFPEVSGLRGPFTCLNSARYGIAWGALGAAESCWHTARQYVLDRKQFGRPLAANQLIQKKLADMQTEITLGLQGVLRLGRMKDEGTAAVEITSIMKRNSCGKALDIARLARDMLGGNGISDEFGIARHLVNLEVVNTYEGTHDIHALILGRAQTGIQAFF from the coding sequence ATGGCCGAGGCCGCGCAGTTTCACTGGGAAGACCCGTTGCTGCTGGATCAGCAGCTCACCGAAGACGAACGCATGGTGCGCGACGCCGCCGCGGCTTACTCGCAAGACAAGCTGCAGCCGCGCGTGCTCGAAGCGTTCCGTCATGAAAAGACCGACATCGAGATCTTTCGCGAGATGGGCGAACTCGGCCTGCTCGGCCCGACCATTCCTGAGCAATACGGCGGCCCCGGTCTGAACTACGTGGCGTACGGCTTGATCGCGCGCGAAGTGGAGCGCGTCGATTCCGGCTACCGCTCAATGATGTCGGTGCAGTCGTCGCTGGTCATGGTGCCGATCTACGAATTCGGCTCGGAGGCGCAGAAGCAGAAGTACTTGCCGAAGCTTGCCACCGGTGAATGGATCGGTTGCTTTGGTCTGACCGAGCCGAATCACGGTTCCGATCCAGGCAGCATGGTCACGCGGGCCAAGAAAGTCGACGGTGGCTATTCGCTGTCGGGCTCGAAGATGTGGATCACCAATTCACCGATCGCCGACGTGTTCGTCGTGTGGGCGAAGCTCGAAGAAGATGGCAAGGACGCGATCCGCGGCTTCATTCTCGAGAAGGGCTGGAAAGGACTGTCGGCGCCGACCATCCACAGCAAGGTGGGTCTGCGCGCGTCGATCACCGGCGAGATCGTGCTCGACGAAGTGTTCGTGCCGGAAGAGAACCGCTTTCCGGAAGTCAGCGGTTTGCGCGGTCCGTTCACCTGTCTGAACTCGGCACGCTATGGCATTGCCTGGGGCGCGCTCGGCGCGGCGGAGTCGTGCTGGCACACCGCGCGTCAGTACGTGCTCGATCGCAAGCAGTTCGGCCGGCCGCTCGCCGCGAACCAGTTGATCCAGAAGAAGCTTGCCGACATGCAAACCGAAATCACGCTCGGCCTGCAAGGCGTGCTGCGCCTCGGCCGCATGAAGGACGAAGGCACCGCGGCCGTTGAGATCACCTCGATCATGAAGCGCAATTCATGCGGCAAGGCGTTGGACATTGCACGGCTCGCGCGCGACATGCTCGGCGGCAACGGCATCTCGGACGAGTTCGGCATCGCGCGGCATCTGGTGAATCTGGAAGTGGTGAACACCTACGAAGGTACGCACGACATCCACGCGCTGATTCTCGGGCGCGCGCAAACCGGCATTCAGGCTTTTTTCTGA
- a CDS encoding IclR family transcriptional regulator, whose translation MTPTSTPSEPLDERKFVVALARGLDLLRAFKPGETMLGNRDFVERTGLPKATVNRLAYTLTVLGYLRLDETLGKYALDAGVLSLGFALLSGTDTLELARPHMRVFARDVGAAVSLGCRDGLDMIYLETIRSETALTLGLASGSKLSMLTSSMGRAYLAVQPFDVRAALLAELKKAAGKAGAELVADAEQEIAAFAEQRCCYSFRAWHDDVNAVAVPFREPRDGRWLVLSCSGPASSMGEDVFRDNVAPRLKAVARRLGDTG comes from the coding sequence ATGACGCCAACATCCACTCCCTCCGAACCGCTCGACGAGCGCAAATTTGTCGTCGCTCTGGCACGCGGGCTGGATTTGCTGCGCGCGTTCAAGCCGGGCGAAACGATGCTCGGCAATCGCGATTTCGTCGAACGCACGGGTTTGCCGAAGGCGACCGTCAACCGTCTTGCTTATACGCTGACTGTGCTCGGTTATCTGCGGCTCGACGAAACGCTGGGGAAATATGCGCTCGACGCCGGCGTGTTGTCGCTCGGTTTCGCGTTGCTTTCGGGTACGGACACGCTCGAACTCGCGCGCCCGCACATGCGCGTATTCGCACGCGACGTGGGCGCCGCAGTGTCGCTCGGTTGCCGCGACGGGCTCGACATGATCTATCTGGAGACGATCCGCAGCGAGACCGCATTGACGCTTGGGTTGGCGTCCGGTTCGAAACTGTCGATGCTGACGAGTTCGATGGGCCGCGCGTATCTGGCCGTGCAACCGTTCGACGTGCGCGCCGCGTTATTGGCGGAATTGAAAAAAGCGGCGGGCAAGGCAGGCGCCGAACTGGTCGCCGACGCCGAGCAGGAAATCGCCGCCTTCGCCGAGCAGCGCTGCTGCTATTCGTTCCGCGCGTGGCACGACGACGTGAACGCGGTCGCCGTGCCGTTTCGCGAGCCGCGCGACGGGCGCTGGCTGGTGCTGAGTTGCAGCGGGCCGGCGTCGTCGATGGGAGAGGATGTGTTTCGTGACAACGTCGCGCCGCGGCTGAAGGCGGTTGCGCGGCGTTTAGGCGATACCGGTTGA
- a CDS encoding EAL domain-containing protein, with product MIPPTIPNLIARSADHPFLCEHLVMGQGLHHDVALAQFDGFELASAYEPIFDISVHALAQSLSSGVEGVDRFGDELGFQAVTHQVDAAPFDVFDPFDRIADDQELVALDRMSRALHAINFFGAQRHGLLFLRVHERLLKSVKYDHGRHFSSVLVSFGLNPSRVVIELPAAAVAHKTFLGYLTKSYQHYGFKVAGNLSNAGQILSVSETARLDFLKMDAGTALRDATVKPLVGYAGRLRIPLIFNRVVDETQFEALQQYDVRFVQGPLFNAHYHDRAV from the coding sequence ATGATTCCGCCGACCATCCCCAACCTCATCGCCCGCTCCGCCGATCATCCGTTTCTTTGCGAGCATCTGGTGATGGGGCAAGGCTTGCATCACGACGTCGCGTTGGCGCAATTCGACGGCTTCGAACTCGCCAGTGCCTATGAGCCGATCTTCGATATCAGCGTGCATGCGTTGGCGCAGTCGCTTTCGTCGGGGGTCGAAGGGGTGGACCGTTTCGGCGATGAACTCGGCTTCCAGGCCGTCACGCACCAGGTCGACGCGGCGCCGTTCGACGTATTCGATCCGTTCGACCGCATCGCCGACGATCAGGAACTGGTCGCGCTCGACCGCATGTCGCGTGCGCTGCATGCCATCAATTTCTTTGGCGCCCAGCGGCATGGTCTGCTATTTCTGCGCGTGCACGAGCGGCTGCTCAAGAGCGTGAAGTACGACCACGGGCGGCATTTTTCGAGCGTGCTGGTGTCGTTCGGATTGAACCCTTCGCGGGTGGTGATCGAGCTGCCCGCAGCGGCGGTCGCGCACAAGACTTTTCTCGGTTATCTGACCAAGAGCTACCAGCACTACGGCTTCAAGGTGGCGGGCAATCTGTCCAATGCAGGGCAGATTCTGTCGGTGTCGGAGACCGCGCGGCTCGACTTTCTCAAGATGGATGCAGGGACCGCTTTGCGCGATGCCACGGTTAAACCGCTAGTGGGTTATGCGGGCCGGCTGCGAATCCCGCTGATCTTCAACCGCGTGGTGGATGAAACGCAGTTCGAGGCTTTGCAGCAGTACGATGTGCGCTTCGTGCAAGGGCCGCTGTTCAATGCGCATTATCACGACCGGGCGGTTTGA
- a CDS encoding MFS transporter, with protein sequence MSAKPAAAAANVIEVEQVLGETHHPAFQLLLLVLCGLCLVIDGFDAQAMGYVAPSVIGEWHVSKAALGPVFSASLFGMLLGALGLSVLADRIGRRPVLIGSTFFFALSMLATPFVTTIPALIALRFITGLGLGCIMPNAMALVGEFSTPAHRVKRMMLVSCGFTLGAALGGFISAALIPAYGWRAVFWVGGAVPLLLALAMLVALPESLQFLVLKGRSERALRWLAKFNPALPIDANTRLVVREKGNGGAPVAELFRAGRGPVTLILWAISFMNLIDLYFLSNWLPTVMRDAGYSPSTAVIVGTVLQTGGVVGTLLLGWFIERFGFVRVLFVCFAGAALAVGTIGTVAHALPWLLLVVFAGGFCVVGGQPAVNALAGHFYPTTLRSTGIGWSLGIGRIGSVIGPLIGGQLIALNWSNAALFHAAALPVLCSALLVIALAAATRQRGQSPEPRTA encoded by the coding sequence ATGAGCGCGAAACCGGCCGCGGCCGCTGCCAATGTGATCGAAGTCGAGCAGGTGCTCGGCGAAACGCATCACCCGGCATTCCAGTTGCTGCTGCTTGTGCTGTGCGGGCTGTGCCTCGTGATCGACGGCTTCGACGCGCAGGCAATGGGCTACGTTGCGCCGAGCGTGATCGGCGAATGGCATGTGTCGAAGGCGGCACTCGGTCCGGTGTTCAGCGCCAGCCTGTTCGGCATGCTGCTCGGCGCGCTCGGACTGTCGGTGCTGGCGGACCGCATTGGGCGCCGTCCGGTGCTGATCGGGTCGACGTTTTTCTTCGCGCTGTCGATGCTGGCCACGCCCTTCGTCACCACCATCCCCGCGTTGATCGCGCTGCGCTTCATCACCGGTCTCGGGCTCGGCTGCATCATGCCGAACGCGATGGCGCTGGTCGGCGAATTCTCGACCCCCGCGCATCGCGTCAAGCGCATGATGCTGGTGTCGTGCGGCTTTACGCTGGGCGCGGCGCTCGGCGGCTTTATCAGCGCGGCGCTGATTCCGGCTTATGGCTGGCGCGCGGTGTTCTGGGTTGGCGGCGCGGTGCCGCTGCTGCTCGCTTTGGCGATGCTTGTTGCGTTGCCGGAGTCGCTGCAATTCCTCGTTCTCAAAGGCCGCAGCGAGCGCGCGTTGCGCTGGCTCGCGAAGTTCAACCCGGCGCTGCCGATCGACGCGAACACACGGCTCGTCGTGCGTGAGAAGGGCAACGGCGGCGCGCCGGTCGCCGAGTTGTTCCGCGCCGGGCGCGGTCCGGTAACCTTGATTTTGTGGGCGATCAGTTTCATGAACCTGATCGATCTGTACTTCCTGTCGAACTGGCTGCCCACGGTGATGCGCGACGCCGGCTATTCGCCGAGCACGGCGGTGATCGTCGGCACGGTGTTGCAGACGGGCGGCGTGGTCGGCACCTTGCTGCTCGGCTGGTTCATCGAACGTTTTGGTTTTGTGCGCGTGCTGTTCGTGTGTTTCGCGGGCGCGGCGCTGGCGGTCGGCACGATCGGCACGGTGGCGCATGCGTTGCCCTGGCTGCTGCTCGTGGTGTTCGCGGGCGGCTTCTGCGTGGTCGGCGGACAGCCGGCGGTCAACGCGCTGGCCGGCCATTTTTATCCGACCACGCTGCGCTCGACGGGCATTGGCTGGAGCCTCGGCATCGGCCGGATCGGCTCGGTGATCGGGCCGCTGATCGGCGGCCAGTTGATCGCGCTGAACTGGTCGAACGCCGCGCTGTTTCATGCGGCCGCCCTGCCGGTGCTGTGCTCCGCGCTGCTGGTGATCGCGCTGGCCGCCGCGACGCGCCAACGCGGCCAGTCGCCGGAGCCGCGGACCGCATGA
- the hmgA gene encoding homogentisate 1,2-dioxygenase has product MDTPTRTPHNGRSRLEIEPGYQSGFANEFATEALPGALPQGRNSPQRAAYGLYAEQLSGTAFTAPRGHNRRSWLYRIRPAAVHMPFTPLPSERLVANFAEVPPTPPNQLRWDALPMPAEPTDFIDGWVTMAGNGAAESMTGCAIHVYAANRSMQDRFFYTADGELLIVPQEGRLHIATEFGKLDVGPFEIAVIPRGVRFAVSLPDGVARGYICENFGALLRLPDLGPIGSNGLANPRDFLTPHAAYEDREGDFELVAKMNGNLWRADIGHSPLDVVAWHGNYAPYKYDLRRFNTIGSISFDHPDPSIFLVLQSQTDTPGVDSIDFVIFPPRWLAAEDTFRPPWFHRNVASEFMGLVHGVYDAKAEGFVPGGASLHNCMSGHGPDAETFEKASHSDTSTPKKVGDTMAFMFETRTLIKPTRFALETAQLQAHYYECWQGLTKHFNPEQR; this is encoded by the coding sequence ATGGATACCCCAACCCGTACGCCGCACAACGGCCGCTCGCGGCTCGAAATCGAGCCCGGCTATCAGTCGGGCTTCGCGAACGAATTCGCCACCGAGGCCTTGCCGGGCGCGTTGCCACAAGGCCGCAACTCGCCGCAGCGCGCGGCTTATGGTCTGTACGCCGAACAACTGTCGGGCACGGCGTTCACTGCGCCGCGCGGCCATAATCGCCGCTCGTGGCTGTACCGGATTCGGCCGGCGGCAGTGCATATGCCGTTCACGCCACTGCCCTCGGAGCGGCTCGTCGCCAACTTCGCCGAGGTGCCGCCGACGCCGCCCAACCAGTTGCGCTGGGACGCATTGCCGATGCCGGCCGAGCCAACCGACTTCATCGACGGCTGGGTGACGATGGCGGGCAACGGCGCGGCCGAGTCGATGACCGGCTGCGCGATTCACGTGTACGCGGCGAACCGCTCGATGCAGGACCGCTTCTTCTACACCGCCGACGGCGAATTGCTGATCGTGCCGCAGGAAGGACGCCTGCACATCGCCACCGAGTTCGGCAAGCTCGACGTCGGGCCCTTCGAAATCGCGGTGATTCCGCGCGGCGTGCGTTTCGCGGTGAGTCTGCCGGACGGCGTGGCGCGCGGCTACATCTGCGAGAACTTCGGGGCGTTGCTGCGTTTACCGGATCTTGGTCCGATCGGCTCAAACGGCCTCGCCAATCCGCGTGATTTCCTCACGCCGCACGCGGCCTACGAAGACCGTGAAGGCGATTTCGAACTCGTCGCCAAGATGAACGGCAACCTGTGGCGCGCGGACATCGGCCATTCGCCGCTCGACGTGGTCGCGTGGCACGGCAATTACGCGCCCTACAAGTACGATCTGCGCCGCTTCAACACGATCGGCTCGATCAGCTTCGACCATCCGGATCCGTCGATCTTTCTCGTGCTGCAATCGCAAACCGACACGCCGGGTGTCGATAGCATCGACTTCGTGATCTTCCCGCCGCGCTGGCTCGCCGCCGAAGATACGTTCCGTCCGCCCTGGTTCCATCGCAATGTGGCAAGCGAGTTCATGGGCCTCGTGCACGGCGTCTACGACGCCAAGGCCGAAGGTTTCGTGCCGGGCGGCGCGTCGTTGCATAACTGCATGTCGGGTCATGGTCCCGATGCGGAGACGTTCGAGAAAGCCTCGCACAGCGATACGTCGACGCCGAAGAAAGTCGGCGACACGATGGCCTTCATGTTCGAAACCCGCACGCTGATCAAGCCGACCCGCTTCGCGCTCGAAACGGCGCAATTGCAGGCGCATTACTACGAGTGCTGGCAAGGTCTCACGAAACACTTCAACCCGGAGCAACGATGA
- the fahA gene encoding fumarylacetoacetase: MNALSDLQATLDPSRKSWVESANDSTNDFSIQNLPFGVFSDHLNATRRVGVAIGDGIVDLAALESAGLLSVPSSAAGNSVFVRDALNDFIALGRDAWRGVRIQLSKLLSRDNATLRDDAELRGRALIRQADAQLHLPVQIPGYTDFYSSKEHATNVGSMFRDPKNALLPNWSEMPIGYNGRASSVVVSGTPVRRPNGQLKLPDQDRPVFGACRKLDIELETGFVIGAGNALGEPVACADAEAHIFGMVLLNDWSARDIQQWEYVPLGPFNSKGFATTISPWIVTLDALEPFRVAQPAQELQPLAYLRHEGEHAFDITLEVRLRPQQAKEASTISRTNFKHMYWTMAQQLAHHTVSGCNTRVGDLMGSGTISGPTEDSFGSLLEMTWNGKKPLNLQEGGTRSFIEDGDELTLAGWCQGDGYRVGFGACVGEILPALK; encoded by the coding sequence ATGAACGCATTGAGCGATCTTCAGGCGACGCTCGATCCGTCGCGCAAGAGTTGGGTCGAGTCTGCCAACGATTCGACCAACGATTTTTCGATTCAGAATCTGCCGTTCGGCGTGTTTAGCGACCACCTGAATGCGACTCGCCGCGTGGGCGTCGCGATCGGCGACGGCATCGTAGATCTGGCCGCGCTTGAAAGCGCGGGTCTGCTGAGCGTGCCTTCGTCGGCTGCGGGCAACAGCGTGTTCGTGCGCGACGCGTTGAACGATTTCATCGCACTCGGTCGTGACGCCTGGCGCGGCGTGCGCATTCAGTTGAGCAAGCTGCTGTCACGCGATAACGCGACGTTGCGCGACGACGCCGAACTCCGCGGCCGCGCGCTGATCCGCCAGGCCGATGCGCAATTGCATCTGCCGGTGCAGATTCCTGGCTACACCGATTTCTATTCGTCGAAGGAGCACGCGACGAACGTCGGCTCCATGTTCCGCGATCCAAAGAATGCGCTGCTGCCGAACTGGTCGGAGATGCCGATCGGGTACAACGGGCGGGCGTCGTCGGTAGTGGTGAGCGGCACGCCGGTGCGTCGTCCTAATGGGCAGTTGAAACTGCCGGATCAGGATCGTCCGGTGTTCGGCGCGTGCCGCAAGCTGGATATCGAACTGGAAACGGGCTTCGTGATCGGCGCGGGCAATGCCTTGGGCGAGCCGGTTGCGTGCGCGGATGCGGAAGCGCATATCTTCGGCATGGTGCTGCTGAACGACTGGAGCGCGCGCGATATTCAGCAATGGGAATACGTGCCACTCGGTCCGTTCAATTCCAAAGGTTTCGCCACGACGATCTCGCCGTGGATCGTGACGCTCGACGCACTCGAACCGTTCCGCGTCGCGCAACCGGCGCAGGAATTGCAGCCGCTCGCGTACCTGCGTCATGAGGGCGAGCATGCGTTCGATATCACGCTGGAAGTGAGGCTGCGCCCGCAGCAGGCGAAAGAGGCGAGCACGATTTCGCGGACCAACTTCAAGCATATGTACTGGACGATGGCCCAGCAACTCGCGCATCACACGGTATCGGGCTGCAATACGCGCGTGGGCGATCTGATGGGCTCGGGCACGATCAGCGGACCGACGGAAGATTCGTTCGGCAGCCTGCTGGAAATGACGTGGAACGGCAAGAAGCCGTTGAATTTGCAGGAAGGCGGCACGCGCAGTTTCATTGAGGACGGAGATGAACTGACGCTCGCCGGATGGTGCCAGGGTGACGGTTATCGTGTGGGTTTTGGCGCGTGTGTCGGAGAGATTTTGCCGGCGTTGAAGTGA